The Blautia hydrogenotrophica DSM 10507 genome window below encodes:
- a CDS encoding TRAP transporter small permease has protein sequence MKKFLKEIEDNICGLLLLAMMVLTCINVFARYVFKSSMPFVEELTALGLVIISLSGAAVAAKRGAHLGLTVLTDLLPEKVQKGCVLLGHLLGTVFGLVLLGFGISMAALEYELKLVTAGMQWPEWMMGAFVPVSGAVLTVRYMQLFIRDLKGKEEKS, from the coding sequence ATGAAGAAATTTTTGAAAGAAATTGAGGATAATATCTGCGGATTGCTTCTGCTGGCCATGATGGTTCTCACCTGTATCAATGTGTTCGCGAGATATGTATTCAAAAGTTCCATGCCTTTTGTAGAGGAATTGACTGCTCTGGGCCTGGTGATAATCAGCCTGAGCGGCGCTGCTGTGGCAGCCAAAAGAGGCGCCCATCTGGGGCTGACGGTGTTGACAGATTTGCTGCCTGAAAAAGTCCAAAAAGGATGTGTTCTGTTGGGACATTTACTGGGAACGGTATTTGGGCTGGTTTTGTTGGGATTTGGAATCTCTATGGCGGCCTTGGAATATGAACTGAAGCTGGTGACTGCCGGTATGCAGTGGCCGGAGTGGATGATGGGAGCTTTTGTACCCGTCAGCGGAGCCGTACTGACTGTACGGTACATGCAATTATTTATCCGCGATCTAAAAGGGAAGGAGGAGAAGAGCTGA
- a CDS encoding TRAP transporter large permease produces the protein MAGLILFGAFFVLLLLNVPIGLLLGISSILTLLYENLPVSMVTINMYSATSKFVLLAIPFFILGGNIMEKSGISQRLIDFCKSLVGHRKSGMALVCVIVACFFAAISGSGPATVAALGMIIIPAMVKAGYDKASSTALMSTSGAIGIIIPPSITFVIYGSITGTSVGSLFASGIVPGILMGALLLTAMMWMSRKRELKLMPKASAKERWSSFKDAFWGLMMPVIILGGIYGGIFTPTEAAAVSALYGLLVGLFIYKSIRIRDILEILKDSVSQTAVVMFIVGTASLFAWVLTVTGMAASASNMLIDICNGNKYIFLLIINVILLIAGCFIDANSASYIFVPILFPVAASLGIDAVHLGCIMVMNMAIGLVTPPVGVNLYVGCGIADVSLKDISKAVLPFVAVSILTLLLVTYIPQISMAIPNLVK, from the coding sequence ATGGCAGGCCTAATACTGTTTGGAGCGTTTTTTGTTCTGCTTTTGCTGAACGTACCCATCGGACTTTTGCTGGGGATTTCCAGTATTCTCACCTTGTTATATGAGAATCTGCCGGTTTCTATGGTGACTATCAATATGTACTCCGCAACCAGCAAATTTGTACTCCTGGCGATTCCTTTCTTTATTCTGGGAGGAAATATCATGGAGAAGAGCGGTATTTCCCAGAGACTGATTGATTTCTGCAAATCGTTGGTCGGACACAGAAAGAGTGGAATGGCTCTGGTGTGCGTAATCGTGGCCTGCTTTTTTGCGGCGATCTCTGGTTCAGGTCCCGCGACAGTGGCGGCGCTGGGTATGATTATCATTCCGGCCATGGTGAAGGCAGGGTATGACAAAGCCAGTTCTACAGCCTTGATGTCTACCAGCGGCGCCATCGGCATCATCATTCCGCCTTCGATCACCTTCGTAATCTACGGTTCTATCACAGGAACTTCTGTGGGTTCTTTGTTTGCCTCAGGTATCGTGCCGGGGATTCTCATGGGAGCTTTGCTGCTGACGGCCATGATGTGGATGAGCCGAAAGAGAGAACTGAAACTGATGCCGAAAGCGTCTGCCAAAGAACGCTGGAGCTCATTCAAGGATGCGTTCTGGGGACTGATGATGCCGGTTATTATTTTGGGAGGTATCTACGGGGGAATCTTCACACCGACGGAAGCCGCAGCGGTATCCGCGCTGTATGGACTGTTGGTGGGGCTGTTCATCTATAAATCCATTCGCATCAGAGATATCCTGGAGATTTTAAAAGATTCGGTGTCTCAGACTGCGGTCGTCATGTTCATCGTAGGCACAGCCAGCTTGTTTGCCTGGGTGCTGACGGTCACAGGCATGGCGGCTTCCGCCAGCAATATGCTGATTGACATTTGCAATGGAAATAAGTACATCTTTTTGCTGATTATCAACGTTATTTTATTGATTGCAGGTTGTTTTATCGACGCAAACTCGGCCTCTTACATTTTTGTACCGATTCTCTTTCCGGTTGCGGCAAGTCTGGGAATTGATGCGGTGCACCTAGGGTGTATTATGGTTATGAATATGGCGATCGGGCTGGTTACGCCGCCGGTGGGAGTCAACCTGTATGTAGGATGCGGAATCGCGGATGTGTCATTGAAAGACATATCCAAGGCAGTGCTGCCTTTTGTGGCGGTATCCATTCTCACCTTATTGCTGGTGACATATATCCCGCAGATTTCGATGGCGATTCCGAATCTGGTCAAATGA
- a CDS encoding DctP family TRAP transporter solute-binding subunit, protein MRKVGKLTMTVCMAAFLVPVFLAGCGKETDSAGSGTVSDGAYEKFEEVELRLSCNGTETANDAKAAYRIADKLSEKSGGRVTMTVFTNDQLSGGNMSKGLEMLCNGTVDLDIHSTSVISNLDNRLMVSTLPWLFSDYQEAEDAFYGEGGEYIDSILQEKGVYYLGAVHNGFKAITNSKHPIQKPEDLKGLKIRIPGGSFFSDFYSMLGASPQAMSWSEVFTALQQGTIDGHDNSLTTINSGNVQEVQKYITISKHTYEAFTVMANQKRFDVLNEDTQNLIRECVEEATKEINQEIIEEEATLEEKFTAENGCEIYELTEEDIADFKAAVLPLEEKYKELYGSNACAAFGAE, encoded by the coding sequence ATGAGGAAAGTAGGGAAACTAACGATGACGGTTTGTATGGCTGCGTTTCTGGTACCGGTTTTTCTGGCAGGCTGCGGAAAAGAGACGGATTCAGCCGGGAGCGGCACTGTATCGGATGGGGCGTACGAAAAATTCGAGGAAGTGGAACTGAGGCTGAGCTGTAATGGAACGGAGACCGCGAATGACGCAAAGGCGGCCTATCGGATCGCGGATAAGCTCAGTGAGAAGTCCGGAGGAAGAGTGACGATGACAGTTTTTACCAACGATCAGTTGTCTGGAGGAAATATGTCCAAGGGGCTGGAAATGCTGTGCAACGGAACTGTTGATTTGGATATTCACTCTACCAGTGTCATCTCAAATTTGGATAACCGGCTGATGGTCAGTACGCTGCCGTGGCTATTTTCGGACTACCAGGAAGCGGAGGACGCTTTTTACGGAGAAGGCGGAGAGTACATAGATTCGATTTTGCAGGAGAAGGGAGTTTACTACCTGGGCGCTGTCCACAATGGATTCAAAGCGATCACGAACAGCAAGCATCCAATTCAGAAGCCAGAAGATCTCAAAGGGCTGAAAATAAGAATACCAGGAGGCAGTTTCTTCAGCGACTTTTATTCGATGCTTGGCGCATCTCCGCAGGCCATGTCCTGGTCGGAAGTATTTACAGCGCTTCAGCAAGGAACCATCGACGGACACGACAACTCTCTCACCACCATCAACTCGGGAAATGTCCAGGAAGTACAAAAATATATCACGATATCCAAGCATACCTATGAGGCTTTCACTGTGATGGCAAATCAGAAACGGTTTGATGTCTTGAATGAGGATACACAGAATCTGATTCGGGAATGTGTGGAGGAAGCCACAAAGGAAATTAATCAGGAGATCATAGAGGAAGAGGCTACGCTGGAAGAGAAGTTTACAGCGGAAAATGGCTGTGAGATCTATGAATTGACAGAAGAAGATATTGCCGACTTCAAAGCGGCAGTCCTGCCTTTGGAGGAGAAATACAAAGAGCTCTATGGAAGTAATGCCTGTGCGGCATTTGGCGCGGAATAA
- a CDS encoding transketolase family protein, with protein MGENKRATRDGFGDAILEIGKTNPDIYVVDIDIGKSCKTGAFSKELPAQHVNVGIAEQNGAGVAAGLATTGIIPFVVTYAVFGSLRMGEQIRQEVCYPNLNVKIACSHGGVTPANDGASHQSIEDMGVYRTIPNMTVMMPADYYAAKALVKEAANTYGPMYLRFTRDAVPVIYDENTKFEIGKAKRLTEGRDVAMIAIGDTVHLALEAQKELEKAGISARVLDMHTLKPLDEKAVLDCVRDIGRIITVEDHNILNGLGSAVCEIAAEAGDAKVKRVGIQDQFGMSAPYERLLEINGITVEHLVALAKQEW; from the coding sequence ATGGGAGAGAACAAGAGAGCGACGAGAGACGGTTTTGGGGATGCGATTTTGGAGATTGGAAAAACCAACCCGGATATCTATGTGGTAGATATTGATATTGGAAAATCCTGCAAGACAGGGGCGTTTTCCAAGGAGCTGCCAGCCCAGCATGTCAATGTGGGAATCGCGGAACAAAACGGCGCGGGGGTCGCAGCCGGCCTGGCGACGACGGGGATTATCCCTTTTGTGGTTACTTATGCGGTGTTTGGAAGCCTTCGTATGGGGGAGCAGATTCGTCAGGAGGTGTGCTATCCCAATCTGAATGTGAAGATTGCCTGCTCCCACGGAGGCGTTACTCCGGCCAACGATGGCGCGAGCCATCAGAGTATTGAGGATATGGGGGTCTACCGCACGATTCCCAATATGACAGTCATGATGCCTGCGGATTACTACGCCGCCAAGGCACTGGTAAAGGAAGCGGCAAATACTTATGGGCCGATGTACCTGAGATTTACCAGGGATGCGGTTCCGGTGATCTATGATGAGAATACAAAGTTTGAAATCGGCAAAGCGAAAAGGCTCACAGAGGGCAGGGATGTGGCAATGATTGCCATTGGAGATACGGTCCATCTTGCACTGGAAGCGCAAAAAGAATTGGAAAAGGCAGGAATATCCGCGAGAGTTCTGGATATGCACACGCTCAAACCACTGGATGAAAAGGCGGTTTTAGACTGTGTCCGTGACATTGGCCGTATTATCACGGTAGAGGATCACAACATCCTGAACGGGCTGGGCAGCGCTGTGTGTGAGATCGCGGCGGAAGCTGGCGACGCAAAAGTAAAACGAGTGGGAATTCAAGACCAATTCGGAATGTCGGCTCCTTATGAGAGACTGCTGGAAATCAATGGAATCACTGTAGAACATCTCGTGGCGCTGGCAAAGCAGGAATGGTGA
- a CDS encoding transketolase produces the protein MKNVSVEELKERAKELRKTALTMIYEAQSGHPGGALSAADLVAALYYRELNINPKEPRWPERDRFILSKGHACPIQYAALGRLGYFEESHLHTLRQEGSILQGHPDMKKCPGIDISTGSLGQGLSCGVGMALAAKRRGEDYRVFVLTGDGELDEGQIWEAVMAASAWKLDNLTMMIDNNRLQLDGPCEQLIPHLNLTQKMREFGFETYEIDGNDMGEIVETLDKIKASKTGRPKCINARTVKGKGVSYMEDQLGWHGMAPDEEQYRTAMEELERGL, from the coding sequence ATGAAAAACGTGAGTGTGGAAGAGCTGAAAGAACGGGCAAAGGAATTGAGAAAGACCGCTCTGACTATGATTTATGAAGCGCAGTCTGGGCATCCAGGGGGCGCGCTCTCGGCAGCTGACCTTGTGGCGGCACTGTATTACCGAGAATTAAATATTAACCCAAAAGAACCTAGATGGCCTGAGAGAGACCGCTTTATTCTGTCAAAGGGACATGCGTGTCCGATACAGTATGCGGCGCTGGGACGATTGGGTTATTTTGAGGAAAGCCATCTGCACACTTTGAGGCAGGAGGGGTCCATTTTGCAGGGGCACCCAGATATGAAAAAGTGTCCTGGCATTGACATCTCTACAGGGTCTCTCGGGCAAGGACTTTCTTGCGGTGTGGGAATGGCATTGGCAGCGAAGAGAAGAGGGGAGGATTACCGCGTGTTCGTGCTGACCGGCGACGGCGAGTTAGATGAAGGACAGATCTGGGAGGCTGTGATGGCGGCCAGTGCCTGGAAATTAGATAATTTAACGATGATGATCGACAATAATCGTCTTCAGTTGGATGGTCCTTGTGAGCAGCTTATTCCTCATCTTAATTTGACACAGAAGATGAGAGAATTTGGCTTTGAGACCTATGAGATTGACGGAAACGACATGGGAGAGATCGTGGAGACTCTGGACAAAATCAAAGCCTCAAAGACTGGACGGCCTAAATGCATCAATGCCCGTACCGTCAAGGGAAAGGGTGTATCCTACATGGAAGATCAGTTGGGCTGGCATGGAATGGCGCCTGACGAGGAACAGTATCGGACTGCTATGGAAGAATTGGAAAGGGGACTGTAA